A window of the Lolium perenne isolate Kyuss_39 chromosome 7, Kyuss_2.0, whole genome shotgun sequence genome harbors these coding sequences:
- the LOC127317213 gene encoding DNA oxidative demethylase ALKBH2 isoform X2 produces the protein MASRLRLGQPVPNPASTTDPEEANEGEGGEARKPEPKRPEVTDLGGGSEVWHIPRFMAREAAWEVFEELDKRIPWTRPTIRVFGRASVQPRDTCYVADEGLKDLKYSGHQPRAHSWDEFPVLKDILKAVHEALPGSYFNSLLLNRYKAGSDYVSWHADDEPLYGPTPEIASVTFGCEREFLLRKKPTKTQVAAGSGESVRKRLKIDDPQQHSFLLKHGSLLVMKGYTQRDWQHSVPKRAKAASTRINLTFRHVLS, from the exons ATGGCCTCGCGGCTCCGGCTCGGCCAGCCCGTCCCGAACCCAGCCTCCACGACCGACCCCGAGGAGGCGAATGAGGGAGAGGGAGGAGAAGCGAGGAAGCCGGAGCCAAAGCGGCCGGAGGTGACGGACCTGGGAGGCGGGAGCGAGGTGTGGCACATCCCGCGGTTCATGGCGCGGGAGGCGGCGTGGGAGGTGTTCGAGGAGCTGGACAAGCGCATCCCGTGGACGCGCCCCACCATCCGCGTCTTCGGCCGCGCCTCCGTCCAG CCCAGGGATACATGCTATGTTGCCGATGAAGGGCTAAAAGATCTCAAGTACAGCGGTCACCAGCCTCGTGCTCATTCTTGGGATGAATTCCCTGTGCTCAAGGATATTTTGAAAGCG GTCCATGAAGCCCTCCCAGGAAGCTATTTTAACAGCCTGCTCCTGAACAGATACAAGGCCGGTTCGGACTACGTGTCATGGCACGCCGACGATGAGCCGCTCTACGGACCTACTCCCGAGATAGCGTCGGTTACATTCGGATGCGAGCGCGAGTTCTTGCTGCGAAAGAAGCCTACCAAAACACAAG TTGCTGCTGGATCTGGAGAATCGGTCAGGAAGAGGCTAAAGATCGACGACCCTCAGCAGCATTCTTTCCTCCTGAAGCATGGCTCGCTGCTCGTGATGAAAGGCTACACCCAACGCGACTGGCAGCACTCGGTGCCGAAGCGTGCCAAAGCAGCCTCGACAAGGATCAACCTCACTTTTCGGCACGTGCTATCATGA
- the LOC127317213 gene encoding DNA oxidative demethylase ALKBH2 isoform X1, with translation MASRLRLGQPVPNPASTTDPEEANEGEGGEARKPEPKRPEVTDLGGGSEVWHIPRFMAREAAWEVFEELDKRIPWTRPTIRVFGRASVQPRDTCYVADEGLKDLKYSGHQPRAHSWDEFPVLKDILKAVHEALPGSYFNSLLLNRYKAGSDYVSWHADDEPLYGPTPEIASVTFGCEREFLLRKKPTKTQAVAAGSGESVRKRLKIDDPQQHSFLLKHGSLLVMKGYTQRDWQHSVPKRAKAASTRINLTFRHVLS, from the exons ATGGCCTCGCGGCTCCGGCTCGGCCAGCCCGTCCCGAACCCAGCCTCCACGACCGACCCCGAGGAGGCGAATGAGGGAGAGGGAGGAGAAGCGAGGAAGCCGGAGCCAAAGCGGCCGGAGGTGACGGACCTGGGAGGCGGGAGCGAGGTGTGGCACATCCCGCGGTTCATGGCGCGGGAGGCGGCGTGGGAGGTGTTCGAGGAGCTGGACAAGCGCATCCCGTGGACGCGCCCCACCATCCGCGTCTTCGGCCGCGCCTCCGTCCAG CCCAGGGATACATGCTATGTTGCCGATGAAGGGCTAAAAGATCTCAAGTACAGCGGTCACCAGCCTCGTGCTCATTCTTGGGATGAATTCCCTGTGCTCAAGGATATTTTGAAAGCG GTCCATGAAGCCCTCCCAGGAAGCTATTTTAACAGCCTGCTCCTGAACAGATACAAGGCCGGTTCGGACTACGTGTCATGGCACGCCGACGATGAGCCGCTCTACGGACCTACTCCCGAGATAGCGTCGGTTACATTCGGATGCGAGCGCGAGTTCTTGCTGCGAAAGAAGCCTACCAAAACACAAG CAGTTGCTGCTGGATCTGGAGAATCGGTCAGGAAGAGGCTAAAGATCGACGACCCTCAGCAGCATTCTTTCCTCCTGAAGCATGGCTCGCTGCTCGTGATGAAAGGCTACACCCAACGCGACTGGCAGCACTCGGTGCCGAAGCGTGCCAAAGCAGCCTCGACAAGGATCAACCTCACTTTTCGGCACGTGCTATCATGA
- the LOC127317214 gene encoding early nodulin-like protein 12, whose amino-acid sequence MATTFLLSAVVAACAILACVSASSPRVLTVGGDARGWRQPAPGEETYNHWASRSRFHVGDLLYFRYAKNDSVLVVTLDDYKVCRGDRPALRLDGGEEARFRLERSGPLYFISGAPGHCDAGQRLTVRVMAQHDDSGDAASSPAEDPALSPSGTSTTPGAVPKTPPRGKAGNGKTSAAASSVRASASGYHALAVALGAAMMLVLA is encoded by the exons ATGGCCACCACCTTCCTCCTATCGGCTGTCGTCGCTGCTTGCGCAATTCTCGCCTGCGTCTCCGCGTCCTCGCCGCGGGTGCTCACCGTCGGCGGCGACGCCAGGGGGTGGAGGCAGCCGGCGCCCGGAGAGGAGACCTACAACCACTGGGCCAGCAGGAGCCGCTTCCACGTCGGAGACCTCCTCT ACTTCAGGTACGCCAAGAACGACTCGGTGCTGGTGGTCACCCTCGACGACTACAAGGTGTGCCGCGGCGACCGGCCCGCGCTGCGGCTGGACGGCGGCGAGGAGGCCAGGTTCCGGCTCGAGCGGAGCGGCCCCCTCTACTTCATCAGCGGCGCGCCGGGGCACTGCGACGCCGGGCAGAGGCTCACCGTGCGCGTCATGGCGCAGCACGACGACTCCGGTGACGCTGCCTCGTCCCCGGCGGAGGACCCCGCTCTGTCTCCCAGCGGCACCTCGACGACGCCCGGAGCGGTGCCTAAGACGCCGCCGCGCGGGAAGGCTGGCAACGGGAAGACCAGCGCCGCGGCGTCGTCGGTTCGCGCGTCTGCCAGTGGCTACCATGCCCTTGCCGTCGCTCTGGGAGCGGCAATGATGCTGGTCTTGGCATGA